One stretch of Nicotiana tabacum cultivar K326 chromosome 18, ASM71507v2, whole genome shotgun sequence DNA includes these proteins:
- the LOC107832039 gene encoding uncharacterized protein LOC107832039 isoform X2, producing the protein MNIHRFLIVKIHRYFLCTMIHLPACVATIRPLYQRDVREWIIVSLSQAPCTSQGLLQLRKPSHPSCSIPAAINCLATLLKEPIVRSSFVQPDGVKLLVALIAPASTQQSIQV; encoded by the exons ATGAATATTCATAGATTCTTAATTGTCAAGATTCACCGTTATTTTCTGTGCACAATGATCCACCTTCCTGCTTGTGTTGCTACTATTCGCCCTTTGTACCAAAGGGATGTTCGCGAATGGATAATTGTTTCACTTTCACAGGCTCCTTGTACTAGTCAGGGGCTTCTTCAG CTGAGAAAGCCTTCTCATCCTAGTTGCAGCATTCCCGCTGCAATAAATTGCCTTGCAACTCTGTTGAAGGAACCTATTGTTCGATCTTCATTTGTTCAACCTGACGGAGTGAAGCTGCTTGTTGCTTTAATAGCACCAGCATCTACTCAGCAGTCCATTCAG GTTTAG
- the LOC107832039 gene encoding V-type proton ATPase subunit H-like isoform X1, translating to MNIHRFLIVKIHRYFLCTMIHLPACVATIRPLYQRDVREWIIVSLSQAPCTSQGLLQLRKPSHPSCSIPAAINCLATLLKEPIVRSSFVQPDGVKLLVALIAPASTQQSIQLLYETCLCVWLLSYYEPAIEYLATSRALP from the exons ATGAATATTCATAGATTCTTAATTGTCAAGATTCACCGTTATTTTCTGTGCACAATGATCCACCTTCCTGCTTGTGTTGCTACTATTCGCCCTTTGTACCAAAGGGATGTTCGCGAATGGATAATTGTTTCACTTTCACAGGCTCCTTGTACTAGTCAGGGGCTTCTTCAG CTGAGAAAGCCTTCTCATCCTAGTTGCAGCATTCCCGCTGCAATAAATTGCCTTGCAACTCTGTTGAAGGAACCTATTGTTCGATCTTCATTTGTTCAACCTGACGGAGTGAAGCTGCTTGTTGCTTTAATAGCACCAGCATCTACTCAGCAGTCCATTCAG CTTCTCTACGAGACATGCCTATGCGTCTGGCTTTTGTCTTACTATGAACCTGCAATTGAGTACTTGGCTACTTCTAGGGCCCTACCTTGA